The Streptomyces sp. NBC_01317 genomic interval CCCGCGCCGCACGGGGGCTGAGGGCCCGGGGTTCCGGCGGGCCCGGTCGGGGACCGCCGGAACCCCGGGACGGCGGCACGAAAGGCCCGTAAGGGATAGTGGTGGGGTGAGTGCCGTCCCCGTACCCCAGCCCCGCGCCGCCGTCCCGGTGTCCACCGACGCCGCGAGCAGCCGCCGCAGTCTCGCCGTCGCCCTCCTTCTCGGCGCCGCGGGCGCCGCCGTCGTCCTGATCGCCTCCGGCCAGGTCTGGTCCCGGGGCACCGCGTCGGTGGGCGGTGGCAGCGTGCCCCTCTCGGCCGACGGCCGTGACGTCACCGGTGTGCCCGCCGCCCTCGCCGTCGTGGGCCTGGCCGCCCTCGTCGCCGTGTTCGCCGTCCGCAGCGGAGGGCGCCTGCTCGTCTCCCTGCTGCTCACGCTGAGCGGCGCGGGCGCCGCCGCGACCGCCTTCCTCGGCGCGTCCGACAGCTCCGCCCTGGACGAGAAGGCCGCGACGACGGTCGGCGACAGCTCCGCGACCATCGGCGACGTCCTGACCCACACGGCCTGGCCGTACGTCACCGCCGTCGCCGGGGTCCTCATCCTGCTCGCCGGCCTGCTCTCCCTGCGGTACGGGAAGCAGTGGCCCGCCATGTCGGGGCGCTACGAACGCGAGGGCGTGCCCCGGGCCGGCGGCGGGAGCGGCGCCGTGCGCGGGGGCCCGGCCAGGCCCGCGCCCGTCGTGGACCCCGACCGGCCCGAGGACCTGTGGAAGGCGCTGGACCGGGGCGAGGACCCGACGCGGGAGACGTGACCCCCCGCGCCGGGATGGACCGCACATGCGGGACAATGGCGCTGAGCGTCCGACTCACACAGCGCAACACCAACGAGGAGCAACTCATGGCGGGCACCAGCCACGGACACACCCCGGCCGCCTGGACCGGCGTCACCATCGCGTTCATCGGGTTCTGCGTCGGCGGGGTCTTCACGGTGACGGCGGACCCGGTCGGGTTCTGGGTCGGCATCGGGGTCGTCCTGCTCGGCGGCGTGGTCGGCCTCGGGATGAAGTTCATGGGTCTCGGCATGCCCCAGGAGTCCACGGAGCAGGCGCGCGCCAGGGCCGAGGCCGGGCGGGCGCAGGTCGAGGGGGCCAACGCCGCCGACGGCGGCGACAAGGCCGACGACAAGACCCACCAGACCGTCTGACAGGCGTCTCCCGCCTCCCTCCGGCACGGGTGGCACCGACGCGGCCCGGCAGGTCCGGGTCGCGTCCCCCCCCCGCCGGCCGGTTCCTCACCACTGTCCCGCGCGGCGGCTGCCACAATCACCGGGTGGATGCCATGTCAGTCCCCTCCGCACCGGTTCCGGCGGGCTCCGAGCCGTCGGCCGGGCAGGCCCGTCCCGCCCCCGCCGTCCCGCCGGGCATCCACGCGGCTCCGCAGGCCCCTCCCGCTCCGGCCTTCCCGCCGGGCACGTACGCCGCTCCGCCGCCCGGACCGCCCGCTGCCTCGCTCGTACGGCGTCTCCTCGCCCCGGCCGGCTCCCTGGCCGCCGTCGCCGGGGCCTTCACGTACGTCGGGCTGATCGACCCGAACCACCCCGGCCACTACCCGGTCTGCCCGCTCTTCGCCCTCACCGGTCTCTACTGCCCCGGCTGCGGCGGGTTGCGCAGCGCCCACGCCCTCGCCCACGGCGACCTGGTCACCGCCTTCGGCGACAACGCGCTGGCCGTCCTCGGGTACGGGGTGGCCGCCGCGCTCTGGGTGCTCTGGACGGTCTCGTCCGTACGGGCCAGGACCCGGCTCCCGCTGCCCGTCCCGCGCCGTCCGGCCGTGTGGTGGGCCGTCGGCGGAGTCGTCCTGATCTTCACACTGATCAGAAACCTGCCGTTCGGCTCGTCGCTCGCTCCGTGAAGGCCCAGGTCGTGGCAGGCTCGGGTAGCCGGATGCGGGTCCTGGGACGAGTTCCGGATAGCATCGATATGGCTGATCCTGATTCAGTCGGGCTCGACCGGCCGACCTCCTCGGCCGACCTGATCACAACCCTCCCGGAAGGGGGCCGCTCCCGTGAGTGTGCTCGACGAGATCATCGACGGCGTGCGCGCCGACCTCGCGGAGCGGCAGGCCCGGGTGAGCCTTGACGAGCTCAAGGAGCGCGCCGCCAAGGCCCCCGCGGCGAAGGACGCCCTCGCCGCGCTGCGCGGTGAAGGGGTCCACGTGATCTGCGAGGTGAAGCGCTCCAGCCCCTCGAAGGGCGCGCTCGCCGCGATCGCCGACCCGGCCGGGCTCGCCGCCGACTACGAGGCGGGCGGCGCGGCCGTCATCTCCGTACTGACCGAAAAGCGCCGCTTCGGCGGGTCGCTGGCCGACCTGGAGGCCGTCAGGGCCCGGGTCGACATCCCGGTCCTGCGCAAGGACTTCATCGTCACCTCGTACCAGCTGTGGGAGGCGCGTGCCTACGGCGCTGACCTGGTGCTGCTCATCGTCTCGGCGCTGGAGCAGGACGCGCTGGTGTCGCTCATCGAGCGCGCCGAGTCGATCGGGCTGACCCCGCTCGTGGAGGTCCACGACGAGGACGAGGTCGAGCGGGCGGTCGCCGCCGGAGCGAAGATCATCGGCGTCAACGCACGTGATCTCAAGACGCTCAAGGTCGACCGCGGCACGTTCGAGCGGGTCGCCCCCGAGATCCCGGTCGGCATCGTGAAGATCGCCGAGTCGGGGGTGCGCGGGCCGCACGACCTGATCGCGTACGCCAACGCCGGGGCCGACGCGGTCCTCGTCGGCGAGTCGCTGGTCACCGGCCGCGACCCGAAGTCGGCGGTGGCCGACCTGGTCGCCGCCGGGGCCCACCCGGCGCTGCGGCACGGAAGGGACTGACCCCACCGTGTCCGACGCCGCCGCCATCGCTGTGCTGCGCAAGCTGCCGCTGCCGTCGCCCCACGCGCCCCTGGCGCGCGGGTGCCGGCCGCGCGGCTGCCGTGCGCCGGCGCGTCGGGTGCACGGACGGCGGGTGCGGTACGTGATCGGCGACGAGCCCGGTCAGGTCAACGGGATGCGATGGCGCGGCGGTCGCTGAGACCGCAGTTGTCCACCGGGCCGCGCGGCCCGGGCGTGTCCGTGGAGGGGCGTCGTACGCCCGCACTTCCCGCTGACACCGCCCGCCCGGCGCCCGGATCCGCCCGTTGCTCCGAGGAGTCGTACCGGAATGCCTGAGAAGCCGGCCGTGTCAGACGTCATGTCAGAATTCTTCATCCCCGATCCCGAGGGACTTGTCCCCAGCGCCGAAGGCTACTTCGGCGACTTCGGCGGCAAGTTCATCCCCGAGGCGCTCGTCGCCGCCGTGGACGAGGTCGCCGTCGAGTACGAGAAGGCCAAGGGCGATCCCGCCTTCGCGGCCGAGCTGAACGAGCTGATGGTGAACTACACCGGCCGGCCCAGCGCGCTGACCGAGGTCCCGCGGTTCGCCGAACACGCCGGGGGCGCCCGGGTGTTCCTCAAGCGGGAGGACCTCAACCACACGGGGTCCCACAAGATCAACAACGTGCTGGGGCAGGCGCTGCTCACCAAGCGCATGGGCAAGACCCGGGTCATCGCCGAGACCGGCGCCGGCCAGCACGGCGTGGCCACGGCCACCGCCTGCGCGCTCTTCGGCCTCGAATGCACCATCTACATGGGGGAGATCGACACCCAGCGCCAGGCGCTGAACGTCGCCCGCATGCGGATGCTCGGCGCCGACGTGGTGCCCGTGCTGTCCGGCAGCCGTACCCTCAAGGACGCCATCAACGAGGCGTTCCGCGACTGGGTCGCCAACGTGGACCGTACGCACTACCTCTTCGGCACCGTCGCCGGACCGCACCCGTTCCCCGCGATGGTGCGGGACTTCCACCGCGTCATCGGGGTCGAGGCCAGGCGCCAGATCCTGGAGCGGGCGGGACGGCTGCCGGACGCCGCCGTCGCCTGTGTGGGCGGCGGGTCCAACGCGATCGGGCTCTTCCACGCGTTCATCCCCGACGCGGACGTACGGCTCGTGGGCTGCGAGCCGGCGGGGCACGGCATCGAGACCGGCGAGCACGCGGCCACGCTGAGCGCGGGCGAGCCCGGCATCCTGCACGGCTCACGGTCGTACGTCCTCCAGGACGAGGAGGGCCAGATCACCGAGCCGTACTCGATCTCCGCCGGACTCGACTACCCGGGCATCGGCCCCGAGCACGCGTACCTCAAGGACAGCGGGCGCGGGGAGTACCGCGCCGTCACGGACGACGCGGCCATGCAGGCACTGCTGCTGCTCTCCCGTACGGAAGGGATCATCCCGGCCATCGAGAGCGCGCACGCGCTGGCCGGCGCCCTCGAAGTGGGACAGGAACTGGGGAAGGACGGCCTGATCGTCGTCAACCTCTCCGGGCGCGGCGACAAGGACATGGACACGGCCGCCCGCTACTTCGGGCTGTACGACGGGGAGGGCTCCAAGTGAGCGGGAACGTAGCGCTGCTCGACGCCGCACTGGCGGCGGCCAAGGCGGAGGACCGGGCCGCCCTCATCGCCTACCTGCCCGCCGGGTTCCCGACGGTGGACGGTGGCATCGCGGCGGTCAAGGCCGTCTTCGAGGGGGGCGCCGACATCGTCGAGGTCGGGCTGCCGCACAGCGACCCGGTGCTCGACGGACCCGTCATCCAGACCGCCGACGACATCGCCCTCAAGGGCGGCGTCAGGATCGCGGACGTGATGCGCACGGTCCGTGAGGCGTACGAGGCGACCGGGAAACCGGTGCTCGTGATGACGTACTGGAACCCGATCGACCGCTACGGCGTCGAGCGGTTCACCGCCGAGCTGGCGGCGGCGGGCGGCGCCGGGTGCATCCTGCCCGACCTGCCGGTCCAGGAGTCCGCGCTGTGGCGCGAGCACGCGCAGAAGCAGGGCCTGGCCACGGTCTTCGTGGTCGCGCCCAGCAGCAAGGACCAGCGGCTCGCCGAGATCACGGCCGTGGGCAGCGGATTTGTCTACGCGGCCTCCCTGATGGGTGTGACCGGTACGCGCGTGTCGGTCGGCGCGCAGGCCCAGGACCTGGTGGTACGCACCCGCGCCACGACCGACCTGCCGGTCTGTGTGGGGCTCGGGGTGTCCGACGCCGCGCAGGCGGCCGAGGTCGCGGGCTTCGCCGACGGGGTGATTGTCGGCTCCGCCTTCGTGAAGCGGATGCTGGACGCCCCCGACGCCGCGTCGGGCCTGGTCGCGGTGCGTGAGCTGGCGGCCGAGCTTGCCGCCGGTGTTCGCAAGCGCTGACGGGTGGCATAACCCGTAAGGGTGGACCTGGAGCCGGGGAGGTGCGTACGCACCTCCCCGGTTCGTTGCGCCCTGCGTGAGCGAGAAGAACCGTGAGGCAAGGCGGAGCGCGAGAGAGCGGCTCCAGCAGGAACGTGCGGCGGACAGGACCCGGGAGAAGCGCAAGCGGGTGCTGGTCGTCGCGTCGACGGTGGTCGGCGTGCTCGGGGTGGTCGCCGTGATCGGCGTGGTCGCCGCCAAGGCGGGCAAGGACGGCACCAGCGACGCCGCGGGCCCCGTGCTCGCCCCGTCCGGTGTCTCGGGCAAGGACGAGCTGGCGATCCCCGTGGGCGCGCCCGACGCGCCCTCCACGCTGACCGTGTGGGAGGACTTCCGCTGCCCGGCGTGCGCCCAGTTCGAGAACGCGTTCCGGGGCACCGTCCACGAGCTGGAGAACCAGGGCCAGCTCAAGGTCGAGTACCACCTCGCCACGATCATCGACGGCAACATGGGCGGCACGGGCTCGCTGCGCGCGGCCAACGCGGCCGCCTGCGCCCAGGACGTCGGCAAGTTCGCCCCGTACCACGACGAGCTGTACAAGAACCAGCCCGCGGAGACGGACGACGCCTTCGCGAAGAACAGCCGGCTGCTGGAGCTGGCGGGCAAGGTCGACGGCCTGGAGTCGGCGCCCGGCTTCCGCCAGTGCGTGCAGGGCGGCGACCACAACAACTGGGTGAACAAGTCGGCGGCGGCGTTCCGTACCGGCGGCTTCTCCGGGACGCCGACCGTGCTCCTGAACGGGGAGGCGGTGTTCCCGAAGAAGGGCAACGAGAACATCACACCCGACAACCTGAAGAAGTGGGTGAAGGAGGCCAACCGGGGCAAGAAGCCCGGTACGGCACCGCCCGAGACCAGGTCGGTGGGCTGACCTCGTTACCAGGAAGTTGCCGGGCGGGTCGGCGCAGGTCCCGCCCGGCACGGTACCGTCGGTTCTGCCATGGAACTTGCCTACATTCCCAGCCCGTCGTCCGGTGTGCTCCATCTTGGACCGCTCCCGCTGCGCGGCTACGCGTTCTGCATCATCATCGGTGTCTTCGTCGCCGTCTGGTACGGCGGCAAGCGCTGGGTCGCCCGGGGCGGCAAAGCCGGCACCGTGGCCGACATCGCCGTCTGGGCGGTGCCCTTCGGCCTGGTCGGCGGGCGGCTCTACCACGTCATCACCGACTACCAGCTGTATTTCAGCGACGGTGAGAACTGGGTCGACGCCTTCAAGATCTGGGAGGGCGGCCTCGGGATCTGGGGCGCGATCGCGCTGGGCGCGGTGGGTGCCTGGATCGGCTGCCGGCGGCGGGGCATCCCGCTGCCCGCGTGGGCGGACGCGCTGGCGCCCGCGATCGCGTTCGCGCAGGCGATCGGGCGGTGGGGCAACTGGTTCAACCAGGAGCTGTACGGCAAGGAGACCGACGTGCCGTGGGCGCTCAAGATCTCCTCGGGGCCGAACCGTGAGGCGGGCCTCTACCACCCGACGTTCCTGTACGAGTCGCTGTGGTGCGTCGGGGTGGCCCTGCTGGTCATCTGGGCCGACCGCCGCTTCAAGCTCGGGCACGGGCGGGCGTTCGCGCTGTACGTCGCGGCGTACTGCGTGGGGCGCTTCTGGATCGAGTACCTGCGGGTCGACGAGGCGCACCACATCCTGGGCCTGCGCCTGAACGACTGGACGGCGATCATCATCTTCGCGCTGGCGGTCACGTACATCGTGATCTCGTCGCGGCTCCGCCCCGGGCGGGAAGAGGTGGTGGAGCCGGACCGCGACGAGTCGGCGAAGCCGGTGACCTCGGAGTCTTCGGAGCCGGAGGACGCGGAGCCGACCGACGCGGACGCCGACGCGGCGGACGCGAAGACGACGACCTGACGCGACCTGGCGGTCGCGCTTTGTCCTCAATCGCCGGACGGGCTTGAAACAGCCCGTCCGGCGATTGTCGTCCCGCACCCTGACGATCAGGGCAGCCACATCAAGCCCGTCCGGCGATTGAGGACGGAACCGGTGCGCGGGGGCGCGGGAGCGGGCGGGGCCGCAGGGGCGAGGCCTACTTCCGCGACGCCAGCGAAAGCGTACGGCGTGCCGCCGCCACGATCGCCGCGTCGACAAAGCGGCCGTCCGGGAGCGACTGCGCCCCGCCCTCCCGCGTCGCCGCCTCCACCACCTCCTCCGCCGCCTCGATCTCCTGGGACGTCGGCAGATAGGCCCGCTCGATGACCGGCAGCTGGCGGGGATGGATCGCCGCGCGCCCCAGGAACCCCAGGGCCCGCCCGTGCGCGCAGGACGCCGCCAGTCCCTCCAGGTCCTGGACGTCCGGGAACACCGACTGGGCCGGCGGCGCCAGCCCCGCCGCGCGGGCCGCCACCACGACCCGGCCGCGCGACCAGTCGAGGCCGGAGTCGTCCCGTACCCCCAGATCCGCCCGCAGGTCCGACTCACCGAGACCGATGCCCCGTACCGCGGGATGCGCGGTCGCGATCGCGTACGCGTGCTCGATCCCCATCGCCGACTCCAGCAGCGCGTACAGCGCCGTGTCCGGCGTCCTGGCCGCGATCCGGTGGATGTCGGACGCGTGGGTGACCTTGGGAAGCCGGAGGCCCGACAGCCCGGGGAGCCCGGACAGCGCGGCCGCGTCCGGGCCGTCGTCGATACGGACATGGACCGGCGTCGCGTGCGGCTCGGACAGAAACTCGGCGGTGGCGGCGCGCGCGTGCTCCTTGCGGTCCGGGGCCACCGCGTCCTCCAGGTCCACGATCACCACGTCCGCGCCCCGCGACAGCGCCTTCGCCATCACCTCCGGCCGGTCCCCGGGGACGTACAGCCAGGTCAGCGGGATCGTCACAGCGCCCCCTCCGACCGCAGCGCCGCGATCTCCGGCGCCGACAGGCCCAGGCCGGCCAGCACCGCGTCGGTGTCCGCGCCGTGCGGGCGGCCCGCCCAGCGGATGGCCCCGGGCGTCTCGGAGAGCCGGAAGAGGACGTTCTGCATCCGCAGCGGGCCCAGCTCGGGGTCCGGGACCTCGGTGACGCTGTCCAGCGCCCGGTACTGCGGGTCCTCCATGACGTCCCGGATGTCGTAGACCGGCGCGATCGCCGCCTCGGCCTTCTCGAACGCCGCCATCGCCTCGTCCCGGGTGTGCCGGGCGATCCAGCCGCCCACCGCGTCGTCCAGGACGTCCGCGTGCTCCGCCCGGCCCCCGCCGGTGGCGAACCACGGCTCGGCGGCCAGCTCCGGCCGCCCCACCAGACGCATCACGCGCTCCGCGATGGACTGCGCCGACGTGGAGACCGCGAGCCAGGAGCCGTCGGCGGTCCGGTAGGTGTTGCGGGGGGCGTTGTTGCGGGACCGGTTGCCGGTACGCGGCTGTACGTAGCCGAGCTGGTCGTACCAGAGCGGCTGCGGCCCGAGCACGGTGAGGATCGGCTCGATGATCGCCAGGTCGACCACCTGGCCGCGCCCGGTGGCCTGACGGCCCGCGAGCGCGGTCATCACCGCGTACGCCGTGGCCAGCGCCGCGATCGAGTCGGCCAGGCCGAACGGCGGCAGGGTCGGCGGCCCGTCCGGTTCGCCGGTGATCGCGGCGAAGCCGCTCATCGCCTCGGCGAGCGTGCCGAAGCCGGGGCGGTGGGAGTACGGGCCGAACTGGCCGAACCCGGTGACGCGGGCCAGCACCAGCCGGGGGTTGGCCGTCGACAGCTCCTCCCAGCCGAGGCCCCACTTCTCCAGCGTGCCGGGCCGGAAGTTCTCGATGACGACGTCGGCCTCGGCGGCCATGCGCAGGAGCAGGTCACGGCCGCCGGGCGTCGACAGGTCGAGGGTGACCGTGCGCTTGTTGCGGCCGAGGAGCTTCCACCACAGGCCCACCCCGTCCTTGGCGGGACCGTGTCCCCGGGAGGGGTCGGGGCGGGTGGGGTGCTCGATCTTGATGACGTCCGCGCCGAAGTCGCCGAGCATCGTGGCCGCGAGGGGGCCGGCGAAGAGCGTGGCGAGATCGAGGACGCGCAGGCCGGCGAGGGGGGCGGGGGCGTTGTCCGGCCCGGGTGTCGTGTCCCGTCCCGGGGTGGTGGGGGTCGCTGCGGTGGTCATGAGGCCTCGATCTCGGTGCGGTACGGCATGGAGGTGGACGCCCCCGGGCGCTGGACGCACAGCGCGGCGGCGGTGGAGGCCCAGTGCAGGGCCTCGGGCATGGGGCGGCTCTCGACCAGCGCGACGACGAGCGCGCCCACGAACGTGTCGCCCGCGGCGGTGGTGTCCACGGCGGTGACCTGGGGAGCGGGCACGAAGAGGGGTTCCGTGGTCCGGGACGCGTGGAGGCTGCCGGCCCGGCCCAGGGTGATCACCACCTCGGGGACCTGCCGGAGCAGCGCGTCGGCCGCCCTGTGCGGGTCCGCGATCCCGGTGAGCACGGCCGCCTCGTGCTCGTTGGGCACCAACAGGTCGGTGGCGGCGAGCAGTTCGGGCGGCAGGGGCTGGGCGGGGGCCGGGGTGAGGACGGTCCGCACCCCATGGCGGCGGGCGGCCTCCGCCCCGGCGACCACGGCGCTCAGGGGGAGTTCGAGCTGGAGGAGCAGCGCGTCGGCCATGGTGATGAGGGCCTCGTCGCCGGGGCCGAGGTCGGTGACGGTGCCGTTCGCGCCCGGGACGACGACGATGGCGTTGCCGCCGTCGTCGTCCACCACGATGTGCGCGGTGCCCGAGGCGCCCTCGGCGGTGCGCAGGAGGTCGGTGTCGACACAGGACGCTTCGAGCGTGTGCCGCAGCACCGTACCGAAGTCGTCGGAGCCGACCGCGCCGATCATCGCGACGGAGCCGCCCGCGCGGGCGGCGGCGACGGCCTGGTTGGCGCCCTTGCCGCCGGGCACGGTGACGAACTCCCGTCCGGTGACGGTCTCCCCGAGCTTGGGGGCCCGGGCCGTGTACGCGACGAGATCCATGTTGGTGCTGCCGAGCACCACGATGCCGGTCATGGGTGGAGGGACTCCTCGGGGGCGGGCGCCGGTGCGGCGAGTTGGTGGGTGATCTCGGCGAGGGTGTCGAAGCCGATGCCGTCGAAACCGCCGACGGAGGTGGCGAGGCGGTTCTTGAGCGGTCCTGTCCAGCGCTCCGGCAGCCGGTCCGGGTGGCCGGCCAGCAGCCCGGCGACGGAACCGGCCGTCGCGCCGTTCGAGTCGGTGTCCCAACCACCGGACACGGCACGGCAGATGGAGCCGGTGAAGTCGCCGTCGGCGTGGGTGAGGGCGGCGGCGAGCAGGGCCGTGTTCGGGACGACGTGGACCCAGTGGTAGTGGCCGAGGGCGGAGTGGAGGAGATCGACGACGGGTTCGAAGTCGGTGTGGGCGTGTTCCCGGGCGACGGCGATGCCGAGGCGGACGGCGTCGGCGAGGCGGGAGCGGGGCGGTACGACGGAGAGCCCGGCGCGCAGGCAGGCGTGCACGTCACCGCCCGTACCCGTACCCGTACCCGTACCTCTACCCTGACCCTGTCCTGCGGCGGAGGCGATGGTGGCGGCGACGAACATCGCGCCGTAGACACCGTTGGCGGTGTGGGTCAACACCGCGTCCCGGTAGGCCTGTTCGGCGGCGGCGGCCGGGTCGCCGGGGTTCGCCCAGCCGTGGACGTCGGCCCGGATGGCCGCGCCGATCCACTCGCGGAACGGGTTGTGGTGGGCGGCGGTGTGCGGGGGCTCGATCCCGTGGAGCAGATTGCCGTACGCGACCCGCTCGGCCGTGAACGTACGCCCGGCGGGCAGCTCGTCCAGCCAGAGCGTGGCGACCTGACCGGTCGTGAACTCCCTTCCGTGGCGCTGGAGGAGGAGCAGGTTGAGGAGCGGGTAGTTGAGGTCGTCGTCCTCGGGCATCCCGTCGATGTTCTCGGCGAGCGAGGTCGGCGCGGAGCGCCGGTTCCAGGGGTACGCCTCGGTGAGTTCGGCGGGTACTCCTTTCGCGGTGAACCACGACCGCAGGGGCCAGTTGCCACTGGCGGCGGCAAGGGCGCGGATTCCGGCGAGGGGCAGCTTCTCGACGGGCTTCCCCAGGAGGCAGCCTGCGGCCCGGCCGAGCCAGGCGGCGTGCAGTTGGGCGACGGTGAGGGGGGAGGGGGCGGTGAGGCTCGCGTTTGAGGTGGTGTGTGGCGGTCCGTCGGGCGGCCCGGTCCGGGCGCGGGTGGCGGGGCCGCCGCCGATGAACGTATCGGTGGTGTGGGGCAGTTGGGCCTCCGGGCCCTCGGACGGCTCGGGGCGGTTCGCTTCCGATCGGGTCGGTCCGTCGGGCGGCCCGCCGGGCCGTGCGGGGGCGGTGCGGCTGAAGGCGTCTGCGGTGTCCGCCAGTTGGGCGTTCGGGTCCCGGGACCACTCGATGTGGTCGGCGTCTGTGTGCGCCTCGGGCCGTGCGGGGACGGCGCGACCGGCGGGACCGGTACCGGGAGGCGCCTCGGTGGCGTGCGGCGGCGGGGCGCTGTGGTCCGGGACGGCGGTGGGTGCCGGCGCGGCGCCGAACACCTTGAGGTCCTGGGGGCCGCAGACGGTACCGCAGGCGGTACGGGGTGGGACGTCGGCCAGGGTGTGTGGGCCGGTCTGAGGGGGTGCGTCGGCCGGGTTCGGGGTGTCGGCCTGGGAGGGTGCGTCGGCCGGGTGGGGGGTGTTGGTCTGAGGGGGTGCGTCGGCCTGAAGGGGCGTCGCGCCCGGGTGGGGGGCGTCGGCCCGGTCGGGCACGTCGGCCTGAGAGAGTGCATCGGCCTGAGGGGGTGCGCCCGTCCGGGAGGGTGCGTTGGTCCGAGGTGGCGGGTCGGTCGGGGAAGGCGCGTCCGCAGGAGGCGGCGTGTCGTGGCCGCTTCCGTGGGGCGGCCATGCCGCGCTCATCGCTCTGATCCCGGCCAGGTCCGTCGGCTCGTACACCGCCAACGGTGACTCCAGCAGGGCCAGTTCGTCCAGCAGCTCCTCTGCCAGCGCGCGCAGGCGCGCGGACGCGGTGGTCGGGGACGCGCCCGCGCGCGGCGGGGCCGGGTGGCCGCCCGCCTCGTGCCAGCGCCGCTCGATCTCCGTCGCGTCCCGGCCGTCCCGGGCCGCCTGGGCCAGTTCGTGGCCGATCAGGTCCTCAGGCTGGACCCAGGTCAGGCGCAGGCCGCCCGCCCCGCTCGTCGCCGCGCCGGCCGTCGCCGCCCCGCTCATCGCTGCCCCGTCAGGCGCGCGAACGCGCTCTCGTGGGCGCGGCGCCGTTCCGTGTCCCGTGCGAACACCTCGTACGCCACCTCCGTCAGCACCCGCG includes:
- a CDS encoding HGxxPAAW family protein; translation: MAGTSHGHTPAAWTGVTIAFIGFCVGGVFTVTADPVGFWVGIGVVLLGGVVGLGMKFMGLGMPQESTEQARARAEAGRAQVEGANAADGGDKADDKTHQTV
- the lgt gene encoding prolipoprotein diacylglyceryl transferase; its protein translation is MELAYIPSPSSGVLHLGPLPLRGYAFCIIIGVFVAVWYGGKRWVARGGKAGTVADIAVWAVPFGLVGGRLYHVITDYQLYFSDGENWVDAFKIWEGGLGIWGAIALGAVGAWIGCRRRGIPLPAWADALAPAIAFAQAIGRWGNWFNQELYGKETDVPWALKISSGPNREAGLYHPTFLYESLWCVGVALLVIWADRRFKLGHGRAFALYVAAYCVGRFWIEYLRVDEAHHILGLRLNDWTAIIIFALAVTYIVISSRLRPGREEVVEPDRDESAKPVTSESSEPEDAEPTDADADAADAKTTT
- the trpM gene encoding tryptophan biosynthesis modulator TrpM — protein: MLRKLPLPSPHAPLARGCRPRGCRAPARRVHGRRVRYVIGDEPGQVNGMRWRGGR
- a CDS encoding DsbA family protein — its product is MSEKNREARRSARERLQQERAADRTREKRKRVLVVASTVVGVLGVVAVIGVVAAKAGKDGTSDAAGPVLAPSGVSGKDELAIPVGAPDAPSTLTVWEDFRCPACAQFENAFRGTVHELENQGQLKVEYHLATIIDGNMGGTGSLRAANAAACAQDVGKFAPYHDELYKNQPAETDDAFAKNSRLLELAGKVDGLESAPGFRQCVQGGDHNNWVNKSAAAFRTGGFSGTPTVLLNGEAVFPKKGNENITPDNLKKWVKEANRGKKPGTAPPETRSVG
- a CDS encoding DUF2752 domain-containing protein; amino-acid sequence: MSVPSAPVPAGSEPSAGQARPAPAVPPGIHAAPQAPPAPAFPPGTYAAPPPGPPAASLVRRLLAPAGSLAAVAGAFTYVGLIDPNHPGHYPVCPLFALTGLYCPGCGGLRSAHALAHGDLVTAFGDNALAVLGYGVAAALWVLWTVSSVRARTRLPLPVPRRPAVWWAVGGVVLIFTLIRNLPFGSSLAP
- the trpB gene encoding tryptophan synthase subunit beta; its protein translation is MPEKPAVSDVMSEFFIPDPEGLVPSAEGYFGDFGGKFIPEALVAAVDEVAVEYEKAKGDPAFAAELNELMVNYTGRPSALTEVPRFAEHAGGARVFLKREDLNHTGSHKINNVLGQALLTKRMGKTRVIAETGAGQHGVATATACALFGLECTIYMGEIDTQRQALNVARMRMLGADVVPVLSGSRTLKDAINEAFRDWVANVDRTHYLFGTVAGPHPFPAMVRDFHRVIGVEARRQILERAGRLPDAAVACVGGGSNAIGLFHAFIPDADVRLVGCEPAGHGIETGEHAATLSAGEPGILHGSRSYVLQDEEGQITEPYSISAGLDYPGIGPEHAYLKDSGRGEYRAVTDDAAMQALLLLSRTEGIIPAIESAHALAGALEVGQELGKDGLIVVNLSGRGDKDMDTAARYFGLYDGEGSK
- the trpA gene encoding tryptophan synthase subunit alpha yields the protein MSGNVALLDAALAAAKAEDRAALIAYLPAGFPTVDGGIAAVKAVFEGGADIVEVGLPHSDPVLDGPVIQTADDIALKGGVRIADVMRTVREAYEATGKPVLVMTYWNPIDRYGVERFTAELAAAGGAGCILPDLPVQESALWREHAQKQGLATVFVVAPSSKDQRLAEITAVGSGFVYAASLMGVTGTRVSVGAQAQDLVVRTRATTDLPVCVGLGVSDAAQAAEVAGFADGVIVGSAFVKRMLDAPDAASGLVAVRELAAELAAGVRKR
- a CDS encoding CaiB/BaiF CoA transferase family protein, whose translation is MTTAATPTTPGRDTTPGPDNAPAPLAGLRVLDLATLFAGPLAATMLGDFGADVIKIEHPTRPDPSRGHGPAKDGVGLWWKLLGRNKRTVTLDLSTPGGRDLLLRMAAEADVVIENFRPGTLEKWGLGWEELSTANPRLVLARVTGFGQFGPYSHRPGFGTLAEAMSGFAAITGEPDGPPTLPPFGLADSIAALATAYAVMTALAGRQATGRGQVVDLAIIEPILTVLGPQPLWYDQLGYVQPRTGNRSRNNAPRNTYRTADGSWLAVSTSAQSIAERVMRLVGRPELAAEPWFATGGGRAEHADVLDDAVGGWIARHTRDEAMAAFEKAEAAIAPVYDIRDVMEDPQYRALDSVTEVPDPELGPLRMQNVLFRLSETPGAIRWAGRPHGADTDAVLAGLGLSAPEIAALRSEGAL
- a CDS encoding HpcH/HpaI aldolase/citrate lyase family protein, which gives rise to MTIPLTWLYVPGDRPEVMAKALSRGADVVIVDLEDAVAPDRKEHARAATAEFLSEPHATPVHVRIDDGPDAAALSGLPGLSGLRLPKVTHASDIHRIAARTPDTALYALLESAMGIEHAYAIATAHPAVRGIGLGESDLRADLGVRDDSGLDWSRGRVVVAARAAGLAPPAQSVFPDVQDLEGLAASCAHGRALGFLGRAAIHPRQLPVIERAYLPTSQEIEAAEEVVEAATREGGAQSLPDGRFVDAAIVAAARRTLSLASRK
- the trpC gene encoding indole-3-glycerol phosphate synthase TrpC, translating into MSVLDEIIDGVRADLAERQARVSLDELKERAAKAPAAKDALAALRGEGVHVICEVKRSSPSKGALAAIADPAGLAADYEAGGAAVISVLTEKRRFGGSLADLEAVRARVDIPVLRKDFIVTSYQLWEARAYGADLVLLIVSALEQDALVSLIERAESIGLTPLVEVHDEDEVERAVAAGAKIIGVNARDLKTLKVDRGTFERVAPEIPVGIVKIAESGVRGPHDLIAYANAGADAVLVGESLVTGRDPKSAVADLVAAGAHPALRHGRD
- a CDS encoding TIGR02234 family membrane protein gives rise to the protein MSAVPVPQPRAAVPVSTDAASSRRSLAVALLLGAAGAAVVLIASGQVWSRGTASVGGGSVPLSADGRDVTGVPAALAVVGLAALVAVFAVRSGGRLLVSLLLTLSGAGAAATAFLGASDSSALDEKAATTVGDSSATIGDVLTHTAWPYVTAVAGVLILLAGLLSLRYGKQWPAMSGRYEREGVPRAGGGSGAVRGGPARPAPVVDPDRPEDLWKALDRGEDPTRET